The DNA window GGCCAGgttagctgtgcgtgtgtgcgtgtgtgcgtgtgtgtgtgtgtgtgtgtgtgtgtgtgtgtgtgtgtgtgtgtgtgtgtcatacatcCACATCTTTTGCGCAGTATGCACACCATATTAATCACCACCCATGATCAGCGATCCACACTGTGGGAACTTCCTTCACAAGTGCAGCTAAATCTAGGTGACAAGTGCGGGCACATCTGAACGAATGGCTGACGCACAACGTCTGCCCACCTAACTTGAGATAAAAACTCGAGTAACTAGATCAGTCCATGACAAAGTGTCATCCGGTGTCTCCTGACATCAATAGTCATAATAACACATCAATGAGgaatttctgtgtgtatgactgattgtactgatgttttttttttttttttttaaaggaaaacaATCCCCCATCCGTTTCCAGCTAATTCTCACACAGAGCATCACTCATTGCCAAACTCGTCTTTAGAGTTTCAGCTATGATGCAACTTCCTTACTGTCTGTCTTAACTCTTAAGAGCTGATGCTGGTCAGGCATAGCGGTGTTTTGTTGACTGAATGCTTCATTTATACTTCATGCAGGACTGGGAGTTTGGAAATGTATACTTatccaaaaatatatatctcatatatatgtattttttgcCCACTATGTCTGGCTCCTCCTCACCTCATAGCCACAAGTGATCAGTGGGTGCTGGCGTTGGAGTTGGTGTTGGTTTTGTCCAAGGTCACAAATCAACGTAGCATGCAGGCAACTTCAGTGAGGGCAACCGAGCCAGAAGTTCTCATGTCCAGCAGAGACAGGACAGAGACATCCTAGATATCTTtcaccctccacccacccacccatgtCCTGACCATCGGCCGGCCACTCCGTCGGCAGCACAGTCTACGCATTCACCCGCTCGCCAGGCTATATTTGTGCCGCCTGACATTTGGAGGTGCGACATCGCCATGTGCGGCAGTCGTGGCATGCGGCGCCGAGAATAGAACCGAGGTTTGCGAGAGCACCACAAGGCCTCTAGAAAATCTGAGAAAAATCTCGTTTTGGAAATGAGCCCAGCACACGTTGCATTCGAGACATTGATGACCCatatagagtgagtgagtgacttgGCTGATGGGAATACAGTATCTGATGTTGGGTGGAGTGACACAGGGGAAATTTAACTAGACATGAACTTAACATGTGACCCTATGTGAGGTCACCGAACTCTTACGCGTGGACTCATGAGCCACAATGGGCCTCTATtgcatcacttcctgtcacttgTTGCTATACAGCCACTTGTTGCCAACTAATTAGGGCAATACAAGTTAACTTGTTCTAAAAATAAGAGGACAATCATAAGTAAGGCTATGAGGATGCTTTCATGGTTCCCTCTTACTGTTACATATCCCATAAGGGTGGAGGAAGCCACATTGATTGGTCATATTTGGAGATGTTCGGAGATGGAGATGTTTGTTTTTGCTATTATTCTGAAAATATATTGTCCATCGTAATTAAGACATGAACGTTTTGCAGACTAACATCGTCCCCTCTCCACCAGCAAAATGACCCAGAAAAACAAACTCAGTGCAGTCCCTCTTcacgcagaaaaaaaaaaaaaaaacaatcagaaCTGCCTATTTTTGCACTCTGGTGCCCGGCACGTTGAGGAGAGCTTGTGTTTACTTGCCAAAGTGTTGTGTTGTATCGCCATAGTCATTTTGATGATGGCCGAGGTAATTGCAGGAATTTTAATCAGTGTTTTGTTTGCCAGAATGTCATGTCTTATTAAACACCGACAGTCACAATAGCTCCACAACACGGAGGGCTCACGATCACTAAATATCAAACAATTAGACATGACTATAAACTGTCTGTAGAGGCGAGAGAGTAATGACAAAGACAGTTATCAATTAATATATTGTTAATTTGTCTCAGAAATAGCACTAGATATgttgcatctgtctgtctgtgctgaatAAAGATTCAAATAGTTATAGATGTTTGCCTTTgggattgtgcgtgtgtgtgtttgtttgtgtgtgtgtgtgtgtgtgtgtgtgtgtgtgtgtgtgtgtgtgtgtgtgtgtgtgtgtgtgtgtgtgtgtgtgtgtgtgtgtgtgtgcgcaactggggaggagggggacggCAGGGTGtcagagtgaagtgtgtgttgttatcACTGAAATGAAAAGTATTCCCAGACAGACCACGCTTTTGAGCAAACCTCAAACATACTTTCCCATGGAGGCCTGAGTTACAGCTGTCATGGACAGGTTCGCTCAGTCTCCTGGAGACCAAGTTAAATAATTCCCCACATAACAGAGAACATTGGACAAGGCCTAAGAATTTTGTGGTCTGACAAGGCTCACTACCTTGGCTTCCTGGGAACATACAGTAATGCACATTACACAGTTGGAATATCAAGGGTGCTTTGGAAATGCTTTGCATTGtcttgtgcaggtgtttagaatAGGTTATACAGATGTCTCAACTCTTTTACCTCCAGACAATACCCTTAAGCCTCAACTTTTAATACAGGGCAGGAGTGTAAAGAACGTTGTGTGCTTATATTCTTTCTGCACGCAATCAAAAAGAAATGTGGTGAAAAGAATGAGATATAACCGCAGACCGTAGATACAGTAGCAAGAGCTAAATCAGCAACTCATTTGACCCTTTTTTAAACGCTTCTCACCATCAAGCCAACCAGACGTAAAATGGGGAAAGATTAAGGATGAAGTAAAAGAAGTGACGCAGGGCAACACCACAGGAAGATGTCTTCATGTTGACAGTAAACATTACGCTGGTGGCTTCCTGTGTTGTCATTATTTGACACCATGTCTTGACACAGTCATGTACCCCTGAATTGCTTTTCAAAGTGTGAAACCGATGCTGTTAATCAAACCTGACTTCTAACTCTGAGGGATTTAACCTCTGATGTTATTTCCTATGACACTAGATGTCAACATCTATTTTTCTATCAATTCTGCACCAAAATCCTGTTTAACTAATTTAATTCAGTTCACAAAAACATATATGATCAgttacaaataataaaaaaaaatgactataGGAGAGAAGACATGAAAGGGTTCACTAACTTGAGTCAGGCCATGCTTTGTTTTGGTGGGAGTGCTGGCCTATCATAACAGCGCATGGTCAAAAGGGAGGGGACCTTTTTTGTTAGGCACTGTCTTCGCCTCTCGTTTCTGGGCAGATgaactcttttctctctgcctgTTCAGGTCAATTAGACTCACTGGCAAATCAGTTGAGCGAGGTTTCCTCGTGGTGTTTTATAAATGAAAAGTAAACAACTATTTTGGACCCATTTCTGTACACAGGTGGCATTTTCTCTGAGCCAAAATATGGGGGGTTGACATACTTCACAGGTGTTAATAGTTCATCTAGTTTCCAACATGTAAATGTCTAATGTCTGACATACTCATGCTTTTTCCACTCGTTAATTCTAAATACAGTGGTAGTTAATCTAGTTTCCAATATGTAAATGTAGAATGTCTGACATACCTACAGTACTAATTCTGAATACAGTGTTTAGTTGTAAAGTGGTGTGTCAGACAGTGAATCAGCAGCAGTCATGATCAAGTAGAAAATATCCTGTAGTGTCGTCTTGTACGGAGCTATTGAATGAATTAGCCTGCTTAAGGTCTGATAAACCATAAACACTAAGCATACATACCATTctaagcatacagtatacataacaTTCACCATATTCAAAACTCAAGAGTCTTTCTCAGTAGAAACTTagcgttttatttctaaaaggAACAGTTGAGACAGAAAACCATTCTTTCTGACAGACACCCTTCTTTGCAGTAGAAAAAAAGTGACTCATATACAAACAGTATAGCAGGCACCACAACTGAGGCCTGTGTGTTCTCCTACATTCAATCCATAACACTTCACTGTTAAATCTCTGTGGCTCACATTGCTATTTGCGCCAAAACCAGAAGTCATCGACCTTTTTCGCTCTGAACATTTTTCCATTTTCCGTCTAATGATAGGGGAAAAAATATAAGCCCTGTGAAAAAAAGCAGTGGCTAGTTTTTTGCCTTCTCCCCATTCCCATAAATTGCAGACACCCATCGGCGTCCCATCCCTTACGTGCAAAATACTTCCTTTAAGTTACATTCTCGATCCCTCACTTATTGCAATACCCTAtaccctcccccgcccccccaggCTTCCTCTATTCACATATAACAAGAAGACGATTCACATACCATTGGGACCATGAAAAACAATACAGAGACAAGAGCACACAAACCCTAAAGCCAAACCTTTAGcagcagcaaacaaacaaaataaaaaaaatagggaCAGACATTGGGAGAGCACAGGGACTGTGTGTCCATGCCATGACTAAAGTTAGTGGACTTGGAGAGTTGGCTCAAGTACAAAAGAAAGGTGTGTCTTTCACACCCAATGGTTGACTGTACACtgcatagagggagagggagagggccctTATACCATCGTGGTAagcatatctctttctctctgaaagCGATCAATTATGTGGTACCATGAATACGAATACAGAAATACATAAACTTCAATATGAAGCGACAATTCATGCTGTACCAAAATCCTTTCACTTTCACATTCTGGCGTTCGAAAAAAGAAGGCATCGTTCTGCATCAGTGCAAACTTGACTAGTCTCTCTCGGTGATTGGGGTAGGGGGGTAGGGGGTCGGGGGGTTAAATTAGGATCCCTTGCACTCAGAGTGCTGGCGTGAGATCCTCACAATCAAACTCAAAGTGATCTGTGAGAACATTCCCCCTTTTTTCTTGTGCAAACAAAAGACAGcagaatggaaaaaaagaaacatggagAAGCATATGCAATTCAGCAGTGTGCACTACAAGAACTAACAGAGACGAATTTGACTTCTGCAGCTGATCTTGTCTTTGTAAAAAGGCCTTGACTTAATACAGGGCTGAAGTAATGCCATCAACCTCCATAGAACTGACTTTGACAATCATAGACAATTGCAAAAGGAAGGCGTTTATGTTAcaaggaaaaaataaaaataaaacaaataaaaaacacttcaatttgAAACTCTAATGAATGCTTTTAGTGCACAGCAAAAAAAATGAGATACTTGCAAAAAAAGGACAACCATTTGTCAGGAAATACAGCTGAACATTACCCTGTTCAGCCAACCCGAGTTGAGTTTCATCCTGCTCCATTTTATCTTGCCACATCGGATGACATGACGACGGCAATGAGCCACATTGGTTAATCTCACAGACTACTCTGTACTGGGATTAGTGTGACCGGAACATCCGAACGCTAACCGTCACTTTCCCTCTCATCCACATTTGCAATACTGTTCATTTCCCCAGGAACAATCCCCCTTGATTATATTTTCAGTTGACAAAGCAGGAAGACAATGTGTACATCTCTTGGAActgatgtgggggggggggggttcgagCTGTTAGCATCGCTGTTAGCATCTGTGATTGAAAGTTCAAGTTGACGGGGAACTGAATGGCTTCGGCCAATGGCTATCAGCGGTTCCTGTTTTGGAATAAGCCTGTTATCTCCGCTAGGCTTGGTCCAAGGTCAGATCTCCACAGGCTTCATCTATAGGAGGCTTTGTTTCTCTTGGGTTAGTCGTGTTGgggtagtttttttttatttttaattttatttcgtCAGATCACCAGTAGGGGGTGCTGCTCTCGATGTGGCCCCAGCTCTGCCACTCGGGAAAGAAACCACTGGACGTCCTCGGGCTCCCGAACTGATCGAACTCCATCTCGGCCTTCTTGCTCTTGAACTCCTGCGCCGGCGCCTGGATGGGGCACGAGTGCTGGTCCTGTTCGTGCTCCGCTTGGACCAGCTTGTAGTTCTTGCCGTCGTTGTTGTCCCAGTGCTCCTGGTCCAGGGTCTTGTAGCAGATGCAAAACTCCACGCTACTGTTGACGCTGGGCAGGTCGATGTAAAACGAGAAGGTATCAATGTCCAGACAGCCGTACACGTTATTCATGTAGATACAAGGAACGTCCGTGTAGGTTTTCCACGAGTCGTACGTTATCCGGACGTTGACCGACTTCTCGAAGCTGACGTTGCTGACTTTGATGGTGCCGCTGAGGGACTTGTCTTGGAGAACGCAGTTCTCCAGGCTGACGAGGTTCTTCTTTAGTCGGTTCCGGAAGTCCAGGTAGTCTGCGGCTGGCTGGGCGAAGTCCAACATCaggctcttctctttctccaccctCAGGCCCACGATGGCATTCTCCAAGTCGGACAACTCGAACTGCAGGTCCGCCAGGGGGTCATCTTCGAATTCCTTGAACACGTGGATGGCGGTCAGGGACATGCCCTTGGTGTCTGCAAACACCACACTCTTCTTGCGCTTGACTTTGGGGCTCCTCCAGCCCACGTTGGCGGCTTCGATCTCGGCCTTGGAGCTTATGCAGGGGCGCAGCGGCTTGTACTGGTTGACGAGGTTGCGCGCCTCGTAGGATCCCAGGAAGCTGCACACTGGCGGCGACTGTGCCAGGCAGATCCGCATGGCCACGTCGACGGGCATGATTGGACTTGGCATCGGCCTGGGGTTTAGTATCTGCAGGACCCTGCGGTGGAGAAGAAAACAGCAGACATTAGACTTTCATTTAGCAACAGGCCGACAAGTAGACAAGAGAGACTACACAATGAGCGCACATCAGAGGCAACTAGAGTGCACAAACGTTAACACTATGAGCACACACTTGGGTCAGTCCACCATCTTAACTAATGCACATATTTGGAGTACCAGAAAGCGGCATTTGTCATCATTATCATTTAAGATTTGAACCTCAACAATAGGCTATAGTCTCTCAGTACCCTAGGCAACAAATAATAGAATAAGGAAACATTTCCTTTTtctcattatcattattatcatttattattattatcatatcaaCTTCTGTGTGACCCTCCTTATcagtaattattattatttatcatgttAAAGTTAGTGTGCAGTTTTAACAGTTTCCTTAAATCAAGCAAGTTTCTGTCATCTCCCCTTGACGCCATGTCGAGTGTGTTCGGAATGAGTGTGTTCGGAAACAATAGTTAAACGCTACATTGTCCGTCCTGGCcattataggctacattatgcATGAAACTGTAGTCGAGACGGAGTCTCAGGCAAACGAATCGTGTCTAAGCATGTCTATCACTTGCCATTCGGGCTAATGTGAGACACATAAGACAATACGATCCATTTAAAATATCTTATTTAAAGCTTCAAAGCGATATAGTCACGATAGTGCTGTTACATTGGCATTTCCATCCAGATAGCCTACGTTCAGTTCAACGTAGTTCTTTAGCGTGTTTAAGCCGGCCTGACGCACTTTATCTTACCTGGTGCAATTCATTGGTAGTCTGAACAGTTCTTCTTTTTACCGGtgaaaattaaaagaaaaatataataatagttgaaatgaaagtagaaaCTTAAGACTCTATGAAGACTGTTTCAATGAACAGCGGAGTATTTCGGTAAAGCATTATAAAATAAAAACCAGTTTGGAACTGTGAATGCCTATGGGTCCTGCGACACACCCCCTTCTCGACTCAGCCTGGCTGCACTGGCAGTGACGGGGTCGCTTTCAGCCACCACATCAAGCCTATTTGCGTATCGCAGTGCACGAGAGCCCCGACAGCCAATGACAATCTGGAAAAGTTTCGGATTCAGCCAATCAGCGCGCACCCTCGCATCACTCCTGGCGCGCGTGACAAAGCAACGCAGCCTTCAGTTTCACTGACCAGGAAGTTtgaaaggagaggggaaggagggagaaagtgaaGAGACGTTACCGAAATACTGTGTAGACCCCTGTCGGGAGGTACTGTAGATGTGTCTCTTGACCGTGccattatttctttctttcttttttcctttctttctttccttatttcttttctttctttcttgttttcattccttctatctttctctttttttcatgatAGGTCTACACAGCCTAGTTAAAAGGCTAGGTCTACATTTTCAGTGTAGGCCTAAATAATGACATCAATTAAATCAACCCAGAATGGACTTGTGTGTATAGGGTAGCCTAATGTAGTGATCTACTGGATCATCCTTTCTAAGGAAGTGAAATGTAGGTCAACGTGAGATATCACTTAGCCTACCATATTCTCTGGAACTGGTTCCTCTAAAAATGATGACACTGAGGAACTGCACTCATTAACCTACTACGCTGTCTGACATTGAGCAGTGCAGTCAAACTAAAATGATCTTATAATAGCTTATTACCACTAAACCACACTGTAGACTATAGCTTAGATATTGTTGGCTATAAGGGTATGCCTGTTATTCTCAGAAAACTTAAGCGGTTCATGCTCTTGATAACATAAACAAACTCTTTTACATCAGCTGATACAAGAGCGGACGCCATGGGACCAGTGGCTCTGCATCACGTAGCCGACATTCTCAGTCATCACAAGGCTTGCGGTAACAGAGGATGCAAAGGTTTCCTCTAACTAAAGCTTGCAACAGATAAGATAGGTCACTCTAAAAATGACTGCGTCTATgtgacacagggagagagagagagagagagagagagacgtggagagagagtgtgagttcattaaaaggtctctctctcacacctcagAAGCATCATGTGGATGCACTATAATGCAAATATACTTCCATATTAATCATGTAGTCAAAACATATGACTACAGTTTGAATATACTAATGTTACCatatgaaactgaaagttaCTGTTTAACAGAGCTCCGCAGACTTGTTTGTATCCAGATATCTTTACATAAGGACGTTTGTATAGCTGCAGTCATAATTTACATCTGAAGTGACAGTGCAAATATTACATCACAAGTAACATGCTAAAATATACTGATTACTCTTAATCTGATTAAAGAAACACATACTGATTACTCTTAATCTAattaaagaaacacacaaacatggcttAACATCCCGTGTATATCAATTGTCAAACACGACTTAATATCGCATCTTTACTACTCAtacacattcaaatgaaatattgttttaaactGTGCTAAAATGTGATATTTTAGGACAATtaatgcttttttcccccttataCATTGCATTTAGTGTGTCACACTCAGTGAATGTGCATCATAAACATTTCTGTTTACCACAGCCTTATTTAGTAAACATTTATACGCAATGAGTAACACTAAAAGCAACACATAAAGCAACGCCAGATAGATCAGGATGTGATGAAACAACAATTGCAATACCTCTTAATCTCAGAGTTTCCCTCAATGTTTGCTGTTGTCCTGCACTTGGTCCTTAGTCAAACAAATGCCCTTGCTGAAGTTCAGCATACCAAGGTCTGTCGACAAGACAGGAAGATCGCATTATTGGTCAACCGAAAAACTGTAGAACAGGAAGCTTGTACACAAGGCCAGCCCTCTAGCAATATCAGCCCTGTTATAAACAAGCCAAATAGACTCAGGAACATTCCTCTTCTTCATGTGTGAGAAGGCATTAGCTTCATGAAAAAAACGAATCCCTTAAACACCAATATCAGGTCTTTGCTGTATCATATCATAGCTAATGGTTTTTTGACCATCTCTCTGAACACAACGTATTTCACTCTGCAAAAAGAGAATTATCTCAGACTTGCAAATGAACATGGTGACATTTAATTGGAGCACAATTGGCTATTGTTTTTCAGTGGCAGCAGGTTGAGTTATTGACCATATCCTAAGCATGGGAAAACAATGGAAGGGAGGGAACGCCTTCAAGTCATATCAGTGCGCTCGAACAGTAAACACGCACGGGGTACACAATACAGAGTGCAGTGGCGAGTTCAAGCCTGCCAAGAATCCAGGTGTATGCACAGGCTGTTAACCTTGTTTTAGGAGGATGTGTTTTGATGGAGGCCTTACAGCTAAAGGAAAGCTACAGGAGTCCCACCCCTAAAATGCtctagtttttttttgtaatcagcCATATTTCAAATCAGTCGCGATGTTCGATCCCTGCAGGCAGAAGCATTATGATTTCTGCATTATGTCTCTTAAGGGTTCATAATGAAGATGGGGAACCAACACTctatttgacctctgacctctgtctCCGAACCACTGACCCTTCACCCTGAACTGTTGACTCAATGATATGATATCAAACACAATATCGGAGACCACGGAATGACTCAGTACTCCTCATGTTGCTGCAAATGAATGCCGCGCGTGGAATTAATCTCACTGTAGGGACGGTAATTAACTTTGCCACCTCACGTTTAATGTGATGCAAGCTGTTGCACTCCCATACGAAATGAGCTGCGGAGAAGTCGGGCCTGCTAGTCGGAGTCTCCCCGAAGGCTCTAGCACAGGCTCGTGCTGAGGCGAAAATGAGACACTCCAAGCTGTAAGATGAATGGACAGCTGACAGGGATAGAGACAGGAAGGGTTATTTTTAATGTGTcctagtgaggtgtgtgtgtgtgtgtgtgggggggggggtgtctcatTGTGTCTCTTGTGTAAAGAGAGGTGTTGCGCAATTCTGCTTCGTAAGTGACTTTGAGTGCAAATGAGTGGCAGGCTGTATTGTCATAAGGTCACGTCTGTGTCAGACAAGGACAGGAATATTAAAGTACACCACTTAGAACTCCTTGACATTTTCATAATGTTGTAGTGGCAATTGGCCTCCAATTTGACAACATTCAGTCAAGCCATATTAAACATCTATGACTTTGCAGACAGTTGACTGG is part of the Sardina pilchardus chromosome 22, fSarPil1.1, whole genome shotgun sequence genome and encodes:
- the LOC134069895 gene encoding protein phosphatase 1 regulatory subunit 3C-B-like isoform X1; amino-acid sequence: MNCTRVLQILNPRPMPSPIMPVDVAMRICLAQSPPVCSFLGSYEARNLVNQYKPLRPCISSKAEIEAANVGWRSPKVKRKKSVVFADTKGMSLTAIHVFKEFEDDPLADLQFELSDLENAIVGLRVEKEKSLMLDFAQPAADYLDFRNRLKKNLVSLENCVLQDKSLSGTIKVSNVSFEKSVNVRITYDSWKTYTDVPCIYMNNVYGCLDIDTFSFYIDLPSVNSSVEFCICYKTLDQEHWDNNDGKNYKLVQAEHEQDQHSCPIQAPAQEFKSKKAEMEFDQFGSPRTSSGFFPEWQSWGHIESSTPYW
- the LOC134069895 gene encoding protein phosphatase 1 regulatory subunit 3C-B-like isoform X2, which produces MPSPIMPVDVAMRICLAQSPPVCSFLGSYEARNLVNQYKPLRPCISSKAEIEAANVGWRSPKVKRKKSVVFADTKGMSLTAIHVFKEFEDDPLADLQFELSDLENAIVGLRVEKEKSLMLDFAQPAADYLDFRNRLKKNLVSLENCVLQDKSLSGTIKVSNVSFEKSVNVRITYDSWKTYTDVPCIYMNNVYGCLDIDTFSFYIDLPSVNSSVEFCICYKTLDQEHWDNNDGKNYKLVQAEHEQDQHSCPIQAPAQEFKSKKAEMEFDQFGSPRTSSGFFPEWQSWGHIESSTPYW